Proteins from a genomic interval of Gossypium hirsutum isolate 1008001.06 chromosome A09, Gossypium_hirsutum_v2.1, whole genome shotgun sequence:
- the LOC107896467 gene encoding reticulon-like protein B3, producing MGEHEEKHEGSLMEKLAEKIHGHDSSSDSDNDKPSESSTKAKVFRLFGRERSVHHVFGGGKSADTFLWRNKKISAGVLGVATVIWVLFELLEYHLLTLVCHVLIFALVILFLWSNAYAFINKSPLCIPEVHIPKDPVIEFAEALRFESNLAFTVLRDIASGRDLKKFLYVIAGLWILSIVGSWCNFVTLFYLVFVLLHSVPVLYEKYEDKVDPFAEKAMHEIKKQCAVFNAKVLSKIPRGPSKEKNKD from the exons ATGGGTGAGCACGAAGAGAAGCACGAGGGATCGCTGATGGAGAAGCTAGCTGAGAAGATCCACGGCCATGATTCTTCCTCTGATTCCGACAACGATAAGCCATCAGAATCGTCGACCAAGGCCAAAGTTTTCCGTCTCTTCGGGAGAGAAAGGTCCGTACACCACGTTTTTGGTGGAGGCAAAT CGGCTGATACATTCCTTTGGAGGAACAAAAAGATTTCGGCTGGAGTGCTCGGTGTTGCGACTGTGATATGGGTTTTGTTTGAATTGCTGGAGTACCACCTTCTCACTCTAGTTTGTCATGTATTGATATTTGCTCTCGTAATACTCTTCTTGTGGTCAAATGCCTATGCTTTCATCAACAA GTCTCCACTATGCATCCCTGAGGTTCATATTCCTAAGGATCCTGTTATAGAGTTTGCCGAAGCACTTAGGTTTGAGTCTAACCTGGCTTTTACCGTCTTGCGGGATATTGCTTCAGGAAGAGATCTTAAGAAGTTCCTCTAT GTGATTGCTGGCTTGTGGATCTTGTCTATTGTTGGAAGTTGGTGCAACTTCGTGACATTGTTTTACTTAG TCTTTGTCCTGCTTCACTCGGTACCTGTGCTGTATGAGAAATATGAGGACAAGGTGGATCCATTTGCAGAGAAAGCAATGCATGAGATTAAGAAACAGTGTGCGGTGTTCAATGCAAAAGTTTTAAGTAAGATTCCAAGGGGACCATCAAAGGAAAAGAACAAGGACTAG